One Leptotrichia hongkongensis genomic window carries:
- a CDS encoding UbiA family prenyltransferase, whose translation MSGYIYTGLLYNSKIIKPILSKEINRVPLLWDKEIDKVPMIWYKLLPLFIIIFMFFFQLRITDEFKDYEEDLKYRSYRPVQRGIISLKVLGKIGIATVIIQIIFAHVINPKIIYYMILVWIYMFLMSKEFFIKKWLTKRILIYALSHVVIMIFITLVIVKGIEYILQDHFLETLYLLLEKYEKNIFVGLIPLFALNYLNGIVLEIGRKTRRADEKEHGVQTYSKLLGRKKAVVILSLLFIIEYLLVILGLAHTYEKYFLFSRLILLVILIVSIYFMVKFLKKDLSGKIVETVSGLWIIFSSMCMGFLPYFVFSLIK comes from the coding sequence TTGTCAGGATATATTTACACAGGATTACTGTATAATTCAAAAATTATAAAGCCAATTTTGTCAAAAGAAATCAATAGAGTACCACTACTCTGGGATAAAGAAATTGATAAAGTGCCAATGATCTGGTATAAATTACTTCCCTTATTTATCATAATATTCATGTTTTTCTTTCAGCTGAGAATTACAGATGAATTTAAAGATTATGAAGAAGATTTAAAATATCGGTCTTATCGTCCTGTTCAAAGAGGTATAATTTCATTAAAAGTATTGGGAAAAATTGGAATTGCTACTGTTATAATTCAGATAATATTTGCACATGTAATAAATCCTAAAATTATTTATTATATGATATTAGTATGGATTTATATGTTTTTGATGTCAAAAGAATTTTTTATAAAAAAATGGCTTACAAAAAGAATTTTAATTTATGCTCTCTCCCACGTTGTGATAATGATATTTATTACCCTTGTTATTGTAAAAGGAATAGAATATATTTTACAAGATCATTTTTTAGAAACTTTGTACTTATTGCTAGAAAAATACGAAAAAAATATTTTTGTAGGACTAATTCCTCTTTTTGCATTAAATTATTTAAATGGAATTGTTCTGGAAATTGGAAGGAAAACGAGAAGAGCTGATGAAAAGGAACATGGAGTGCAAACATATAGCAAACTTTTGGGAAGAAAAAAGGCTGTGGTTATTTTAAGTCTACTTTTTATTATTGAATATCTTCTTGTCATTCTTGGGCTTGCCCATACTTATGAAAAATATTTTTTATTCAGCAGATTAATATTGCTTGTAATATTGATAGTTTCGATATATTTTATGGTAAAATTTTTGAAAAAGGATTTATCAGGAAAAATTGTGGAGACTGTGTCGGGACTTTGGATTATTTTTTCAAGTATGTGCATGGGGTTTCTTCCATATTTTGTATTTAGTTTAATAAAATAA
- a CDS encoding helix-turn-helix domain-containing protein — translation MSHKYFTINERNKLEVLLKKNYKISKIFKIFNRHRATIYREIKRINGEYSSENNQADANAKATNKGRNLTITAELKI, via the coding sequence ATGAGCCACAAATATTTTACCATAAATGAAAGAAATAAACTAGAGGTTCTGCTAAAAAAAAATTACAAAATTTCTAAAATTTTCAAAATCTTTAACAGGCACAGGGCTACCATTTATCGTGAAATCAAAAGAATTAATGGCGAATACTCTTCTGAGAATAATCAGGCAGATGCCAATGCAAAAGCCACTAATAAAGGAAGAAATTTAACAATTACTGCTGAATTGAAAATCTGA
- a CDS encoding autotransporter domain-containing protein — protein MGKNFSYEFLEFCNDNFDNVKENDKNDFHDDISNLKFSNVENSDKARNKKVKFNTKYKNNIEYSKKNPIKINSKATATFFLTAFTGILNATGMDTKVEREKINENEKNQNFNSDNLDINFNFKKNKIQKNEIEDSFSKKKPKVRFSFSTMYEVPISKRKPKNSPNTGMTIDKIDKQPLSNSSKKISNTSNSQIKAHTESERWTYYGGDEFNDNSFDTSKWSAYDNNNTYGHPQDMIQYYNASQISETTDAQGNGVLNINSNRMRGTTITTSDGQSREAWNSGFITSGGRYAANPANVFYPLYSRIDVRAKVANEIGFWHAPWVTHYNGASTAELDIGEFFAPTNGKNVVTQSIHLYNKKMGTVQKNVVNGGIKNFRVKSDVQNDFHVYSVSVEPSSTPNEAIITYWVDDNKVYSFATDSKGAGIYNKFIEDSIKDNRLDSTWNIMFQGGVGGNGYPITGLDSAQSVIDYIRVFVPAAQVQSVPTVTPVNPATTPGSSNTPGNNNNTSPTAAIPIYHKILIEAPRSKVDFDLVKKINSEIYRNIENTEDDKLDVNITHIGNISTSYSDKLNNINYTSNSQGILLSALKDFGKFTFGGALGYQNSNVNYNGVFSGIEEDIDSFQALLEGKYEFTEKLDLAGILTYSYNNHKYKADFFNIMNNVKYKSRILDASMRLGYKFIFDDGYIKPYLGLGITGIKEGDMSKINVSNTSQTGINEFLGIYGEKTFGKFTLFGQSEYRFRNKKASYHTKRSYTNRYDISPLNYSRQSFSFDIGGDYKVNDNMNVSLSYGFNGSKNNSLKLGLKASF, from the coding sequence ATGGGGAAAAATTTTTCGTATGAATTTTTAGAATTTTGTAACGATAATTTTGATAATGTGAAAGAAAATGATAAAAATGATTTTCATGATGATATTTCCAATTTAAAATTTTCGAATGTTGAAAATAGTGATAAAGCCAGAAATAAAAAGGTAAAATTTAATACAAAATATAAAAATAATATAGAATATAGTAAAAAAAATCCAATAAAAATAAATTCAAAAGCAACAGCAACTTTTTTTCTGACGGCATTTACTGGAATATTAAATGCAACTGGAATGGATACGAAAGTTGAAAGAGAAAAAATTAATGAAAATGAAAAAAATCAAAACTTTAATTCAGATAATCTAGATATTAATTTTAATTTCAAAAAAAATAAGATACAGAAAAATGAAATTGAAGATAGTTTTTCAAAGAAAAAACCAAAAGTGAGATTTTCATTTTCTACAATGTATGAAGTTCCAATTTCCAAACGTAAGCCAAAAAACTCTCCAAATACTGGAATGACGATAGATAAAATTGATAAACAGCCACTTTCTAATAGTTCTAAAAAAATATCAAATACTTCAAATTCTCAAATAAAGGCCCATACTGAAAGCGAACGTTGGACTTATTACGGTGGAGATGAATTTAATGACAACAGTTTTGATACAAGTAAATGGTCAGCATACGACAATAACAATACTTATGGACATCCGCAGGATATGATTCAATACTATAATGCAAGTCAAATTTCAGAAACAACTGATGCACAAGGAAATGGAGTTTTAAATATAAATTCAAATAGAATGAGAGGTACTACAATTACTACTTCTGATGGGCAAAGCAGGGAAGCTTGGAATTCGGGATTTATAACTTCAGGAGGACGATATGCAGCTAATCCTGCAAATGTTTTTTATCCATTGTATTCGAGAATTGATGTAAGGGCAAAAGTTGCAAATGAAATAGGTTTTTGGCATGCTCCATGGGTAACTCATTATAATGGCGCATCTACTGCAGAATTAGATATTGGAGAATTTTTTGCACCGACAAATGGAAAAAATGTGGTTACTCAATCAATTCATTTATATAATAAGAAAATGGGGACAGTTCAAAAAAATGTAGTAAATGGTGGAATTAAAAATTTTAGAGTAAAATCTGATGTTCAGAATGATTTTCATGTTTATTCAGTATCAGTGGAACCGTCTTCAACTCCTAATGAAGCAATTATTACATATTGGGTTGATGATAATAAAGTTTATTCATTTGCTACAGATTCAAAAGGAGCGGGTATTTATAATAAATTTATTGAAGATTCAATAAAAGACAATAGGTTAGATTCTACATGGAATATTATGTTTCAAGGGGGAGTAGGAGGTAATGGCTATCCGATAACTGGATTGGACTCAGCACAGAGTGTTATTGACTATATTCGTGTATTTGTCCCTGCAGCCCAAGTGCAATCAGTACCTACTGTAACACCTGTAAATCCTGCTACAACACCAGGAAGTTCAAATACTCCAGGGAATAATAATAATACGTCTCCTACAGCAGCAATTCCTATATACCATAAAATATTAATAGAAGCGCCTAGATCAAAAGTGGATTTTGATCTTGTAAAAAAAATAAATTCTGAAATTTATAGAAACATTGAAAATACAGAGGATGATAAACTGGATGTAAATATAACTCATATTGGAAATATCAGTACGAGCTATAGTGATAAATTAAATAACATAAATTATACTTCAAATTCACAAGGAATATTATTATCCGCTTTAAAAGATTTTGGAAAATTTACATTTGGGGGAGCTTTAGGATATCAGAATTCTAATGTTAATTATAATGGAGTTTTTAGTGGAATTGAAGAGGATATTGATTCTTTTCAGGCATTATTAGAGGGAAAATATGAATTTACTGAAAAACTCGATTTAGCAGGAATTTTAACATATTCATACAATAATCATAAGTATAAAGCCGATTTTTTTAATATAATGAATAATGTGAAATATAAATCTAGAATATTGGATGCTTCAATGAGATTAGGTTATAAATTCATATTTGATGATGGATATATAAAGCCATACTTAGGGTTAGGTATAACAGGAATTAAAGAAGGAGACATGAGTAAAATTAATGTTTCTAATACTTCACAAACTGGAATAAACGAATTTTTAGGAATTTATGGTGAAAAAACTTTTGGTAAATTTACTTTATTCGGACAATCAGAATATAGATTTAGAAATAAAAAAGCTTCATATCATACAAAAAGAAGTTATACTAATCGATACGATATTTCTCCACTAAACTATTCTAGACAGTCATTTAGCTTTGATATAGGTGGAGATTATAAAGTAAATGATAATATGAACGTAAGTTTGTCGTATGGATTTAATGGCTCTAAAAATAACAGTCTTAAATTAGGATTGAAAGCTTCTTTTTAG